CATTGGATTCCCTCCCAGAACATTTGTTCTTTAGTTTATTTTATCACGAACATATGTTCTGGTAAAGCCCTTCCGGATCTAAATTTATAATCATCGCTTGAGTTCTTTTGTGGATTACGTCAATAGCGGGGAAGAACATATTTGTTTAGCAGATGTCCAAACTTCGGTTGTTGCACCAATAATTGCTCTGAAAGGGCGAGGCTTGAATTTACCTTTGGAAAGGACGTTTGCGGATGGCAGTGTTAGTTATGACAGTAACGGCTATGATAAGAATCCCTTGGCGATCAACAATCAATGGCGGTGGTCGCTGCCGTGTTTCTTTACATATGACGGAAATTTTACACTGTACCTTACCTTCCTGGCGGAACGGGGTATAAATATGGGACGGTTATTTCAAATAATTATTCCATTGGGCAACAACGGTTTAATGTGGTTAATTCAAATGGGGTCATCTATGCAACCCCTTATTCACAAAGCGGTAATCAAATTAATGAAGTTTATTTGAATGACGGAACCCATCTTCAATTTAATCCCGAAAATGATACGGAAACCATTACTGATTCCAATGGAAACATAATGACCATCACAGTTCAAAAGTTTAACTGTTACAACGGTAGCGGAACATCCGTCGTACCTAGGCTGAGTATACGTTCTATACCTATGATCAGTATGGGAACATGATTGCGACGAAAGATGCCAATAGCAATATACTTTATTTTGATTATTCCTGGAAGTACAATTATGCGTATTTAACTCGAATTTACAAACAAGACGGTACTACCATTGCATCTTACAGTTATGATATGGATGCTAACCAGCAGTCCGGTTTTGATAATGGCAAGCCCATCCAAGCGACGGATCCGAAAGGGAACTCTTTTCTTTATAGCTATGACGGCATCGGCAGATTGACCACTGAAACCCTTGATAATCCCGATCCTAAGGTTGGATTTACCCGAAGTGTGACATATGATGATGCCAATAGCATCATATCGTTTCAATTTGGCAACGATACCGCCGGTTGGCAGTATGGTAAGGTTCTTTATGATCCTATCTTCGGAGAATTCCGTCGAATTCAGCGTCAATTAGACGGTAATTGGGTAACGCTCAAGGAATTAGCTTATGATAGCAATGGCAATGGGGTAATGGGTAATGAAAAGGAAAATTTGGTTTGTCATAATTCTGATTATTATATTGTCCGTTCAGCCGGTATCCGCCGCTAACTGGGTCCTGGTGGGGACGCTGACCTGTCATCGGGGGAAAGCCGGACGGACTATGTTGATGTGGAAAGCATTGCCAAAGATAAGGCAAACGGCGGAATTACTTTCTGGGTGATGAGCGAGACCAAAGATTCCGCCAATACCCTTCGTAAAATGACGAAATATATTACCCAATCGGGCCGGGTAAAATGCCTGGAGTGGCATGTGTATGATCGGGAAAACCGGGAATTGATGAATTATCTTAAACCGGAGACGGATTGGGAATATCCGGAGGAGTTCTCGCTGCTTTACCGCACCGTCGAGATTGTATGGGATGCCCAATCGCAATGAGCCAAGAAGAATAAAAAGAAATCGCCCCGGAAGACGAAGTCCGGGACGATTTTTCAAATATTCAACTTTGATTATTTTAATAATCCATATCCATTCCGCCGCCGTGAGGTGGAACTACCGGCGGTTTCTTCTCGGGGATCTCCGCCACCAGGCACTCGGTGGTCAACAACATGGCGGCGATACTGGCGGCGTTTTGCAGCGCGCTCCGGGTTACTTTGGCCGGGTCGATGATCCCCGCTTTCACCATATCGGTAAACTCGCCGGTCAACGCGTTATATCCCTGTCCGGCCGGCATGGAAACGACCTTCTCGACGATCACCGAACCTTCGACACCGGCATTGTTGGCAATCTGTTTTAAAGGCTCAGCCAGCGCTTTCCGGACAATCGATATACCGGTGGCCACATCACCGTTTTCCTTGATTTTATCAAGCGCCGGAGCAATCTGTAATAAGGTGACGCCGCCGCCGGGAACCACGCCTTCCTCCACCGCGGCCCGCGTTGCCGATAAAGCATCCTCGATCCGGTGTTTTTTCTCTTTCATTTCGGTCTCGGTCGTGGCTCCGACTTGAATTACGGCTACGCCGCCAGCCAGTTTGGCCAGCCGTTCCTGCAATTTTTCCCGGTCATAATCGGAGGTGGTCTCCTCAATCTGGACCTTGATTTGGCTGATCCGGTTTTTAATCTCCTTGGCGTCGCCCTTGCCGTCCACGATGGTGGTCTCATCCTTGGTGACCTTAACCTGTCTTGCCTGGCCCAACATATCCAGCGTCGTATTTTCCAGGGTTGCACCGACTTCCTCGGAAATTACCTGTCCGCCGGTGACAACCCCGATATCGCTTAACATCGCTTTCCGCCGGTCACCGAAGCCAGGAGCTTTCACCGCGACGACATTCAAAGTGCCGCGTAGTTTGTTGACGACTAATGTAGCTAAAGCCTCGCCTTCCACATCCTCGGCAATCAGGAGCAGCGGTTTACCGCATTGCATGACCTTCTCCAAAACCGGAAGCAGATCTTTGATTAAATTAATCTTTTTATCGGTGATTAAAATATAGGGTTCATCCAGCACCGCCTCCATCCGCTCGGAGTCGGTAACCATATAAGGGGATACATAACCCTTGTCAAATTGCATTCCCTCAACCACTTCCAAATTGGTCCCCATGGTCTTGGACTCTTCAACGGTAATCACCCCGTCCTTGCCGACTTTCTCCATGGCCTCGGCGATAAGTTTGCCGATCTCCTCGTCGGCGGCGGAGATGGCCGCTACCTGGGATATGGATTCCTTTTTGTCCACCGGTTTGCTGACTTTTTTAATCTCATCAACCACTACGCCAACCGCTTTCTCAATCCCTTTCTTTAAGATCATCGGATTGGCCCCGGCAGCCACGTTCTTTAAGCCTTCCCGCACCATGGCCTGGGCCAGCAAGGTCGCGGTGGTCGTTCCATCACCGGCCACGTCATTGGTCTTGGTGGCGACTTCCTTGGCCAGTTGGGCTCCCATGTTTTCAAAGGGATCTTTCAGTTCGATCTCCTTAGCAATGGTGACACCGTCATTGGTAATGGTCGGGGAGCCGTATTTCTTATCCAAAACTACGTTCCGTCCCTTGGGGCCTAAAGTTATCTTTACTGCGTCCGCTAAAGTATTAACGCCCCGTTCCAAAGCGTGACGCGCATCTTCAGCAAACAATATTCGTTTTCCTGCCATCATTATTTACCTCCAATCGGGATGTTTTTTGATTGTTCCGGGTAAACCGGTCTATTCTGGAATAATGGCCAGAATATCGTTCTCTTTTAAGACCATATATTCCTCGCCGTCAAGCTTGACTTCAGTCCCGGCGTATTTCGCGAAGAGGACTTTATCTCCGGCCTTTACTTCCAAAGGGATTTTCTGGCCATTTTCCAGGGTCCTACCGGACCCCACCGCCAGCACTTTTCCCATCTGGGGTTTTTCTTTGGCGGTGTCGGGAAGGACAATCCCGCTTTTAGTCCTTTCTTCGCTCTCCAAGACTTTTGCCACGACTCTTTCTCCTAAAGGTTTGATATTCATAATATCCCTCCTTAAGTGATTGCTGTTAGCACTCTCTGCCGTTGAGTGCTAATTCTAAAAAAATATTTTAGTCAGCCCGCTTAATTTTTTCAAGGGAAAAAAGCCGGAAAAGAGATTGATTATTAGGCGATAAAAATATCTATCCGTAATTATTTGCTTGTTTCTCTCGTTTTTAGCTTTTTTTCAAGCTATACGTATCATTTCATGGCATGGGTAATCAAGTCCAATCGGAAAAGACAGTCGGATCAATCTGTTTTTATCAAGAAAAAAAGTGGAGAGAAGCAGTAAGAATGAACGGAAAAAATACATATAGTTGGTATATGCTGATTTTAACGCGATTAATTAACGGGATAGCCCGAATAATAAACCCACCGGCTGCTAATAATAGCAAAAGGTGATTCTGTTGCCATTAATTAAGACGATTAAAAATATCTTTGCTTTCAAGGAACCCCAACCTGAACCAGGCTTTCTGATGGCCGGTGATGAACCGGAAGAAGTCCGGGAGACAGTTACCCTGCCGGAACAGTTTGCGGATGAATCCGTAATTGTTCCGCCGGAACGGAAACTCACCGGTGCCCTTGAGTCCGATAGCCGTTTGATCGAAGCCGTCTTCAGCGGGGGAGAAAACCAGGCTTTAAGCCGCCGGGAAATTACCGTCTCCGGAAAAACCGCCGCCATCTTTTTTCTGGAAAAACTGGCCGGGCTGGATACGGTCAGCCGCAATCTCATCGGACCCATCAGCCGGATGGGAAAATTATCCCTCGAAACTATCCGGGCCGGTCTTACCGCCGGGGAAGTCCGGGTATCCGGTGATTTAAACGGGGGGATCAAACAGCTTCTGCAGGGGAGCAGCCTGGTCCTGCTTGAAGGGGAAACCCGTTTTCTCATTGCCCGGACCGGGGCCGCCCCCTACCGGGCCGTATCCGAAGCCATACACGAACGGGCGGTGCGCGGCCCCCAGGAAGGCTTCACCGAAGACCTGGAAACCAATCTGGCTTTGGTCCAAAAACGGCTCCGGACCCACCGTTTTGCCTATGAGAATCTGGAAGTCGGTTCATTAAGCAGGACCCGTATCGCCATCCTGTCAGTCAACGGGATTACCAATCCAAGGCTTGTGGCGGAGGTCAAACGCCGGATTCAAAGCCTGAAAATCGCCCATCTATCCGATAGCGGCATGCTGGAACAGCTTATTGAAGACAAGTGGTGGCACCCATATCCCCAGATTTTAGTTACCGAAAGGCCGGACCGGATTGCCGCCGGACTGGCCGAAGGCAAAATCGCCGTGCTGGTTGACGGCAGTTATCAGGCCTTGCTGATGCCCGCGACCCTGATCAGCCTGTTGCACGCGGCGGAAGATTACAACGTCAGGTGGCCCTACGGCCTTTTTATGCGCCTGGTCCGGATCTTGGCCGCTTTTATCATGGTCTTTCTGCCTTCATTATATATCGTCGCCAATCTCTATGAACCGGAGCTGCTCCCCACCGATCTGCTCTTTAGTCTGGTGGCCATTAAGCAATATTCGCCGCTGCCGACGATTGTAGAGGTAATCCTGATTGAGCTGGTTTTTGAGATTATGCGCGAAGCCGCGCACCGGGGGCCGCGCAATGTGGTGGCGCCGTTAATCATCGTTATCGGCGTGGTTTTGGGACTAGTCGCCGTTTTTACCCATCTGATCAATCCGGTGTTGTTGCTGGTCATTTTGTTAACCGCCATTGCCGCGTTTGTGATGCCGGAGTTTTCAGTAGGTTTAAGTTTCCGGCTGACCCGTTACTTCTATATCCTGATGGCCTTTTTCTCCGGCTTGATCGGAATCGTGATCGGTGTCTTCATCCACCTGCATCTTTTGGTCAAACAGAAAAGTTTCGGCGTGCCCATGTTCGCCCCGATTGCTCCCTTCACCAAACGGAGCAAGGACATCGTCCTGATGAGTCCGGTCTGGTTGCGGGAGAAGCGCCCCGATTTCCTCGATCCCGGACAGATCCTGCGGCAGCCGGAAGACAGCCGGGGCTGGTTAAAAGAACAGTCTTCCGAGCCAATGGCGCCGGAATTACCTGAAGGAGGAAAGTCTAATGATTAGAGAAGGCCGTATCGGCCTGTTTGAGGCGGTTGCTTTATTGCTTTGGCCCACTCTGGGGAAGATTTTTCTTTCCTATTCATCCGGGATCATTCAGGAAAATCTGAGCGCCGCCTGGCTGGTGGTATTGGCCGGGTGTCTTTTGGGATTAATATTTTATTTACCGCTGGCCGCTTTACTAACCCGGTTTCCCGGCGAGGATCTGACCGGAATCGCCGAGAGGGCCGCCGGGCCGGTGATTGGAAAAATGCTCTCCGGAATCTTAATCGTATATTTCTTTATCAGCACTGTTCTCTTGCTGCGACAGATCGCGGAGACGGTTATCGGAACCGCCTTGCCGCAATTTCCGCTGCTGGTGGTGATCATTCTCCTGGCAGCCGTCATGGCGCTTCCGGCTGGCTGGGGACTGGAACCGACCGCCAGAGTAGCCGCGCTGGCGACCCCTTTTTTACTCATCGGGGGGATTGGCATTTTCTTACTCCAGTATGGAAATTTGAAGCTCGATTATCTGGCCCCGTTTTGGGGGCCGGGGCTTCGGGAGATTGCCGCTAACAGCCTTGCCCGAAGCTCTCTTGTAAGTGAAGTCGTCTTTTTAGGATTTCTGGCCCCCTTTCTGCCGCGCCAAAAAAAAGCGGCCGCCGGGTTTTACCTGATTGCATTGGCGGGAATTTTACTAACCGGAGCAATGCTCATTGGCCAAATGGTCTTTCCACCCGGCGTAGCGGCGGAACATAGCTTTCCCTTTTATGAGATCTCCCGTTCCATCTATTTTGGCCGCTTTTACCAGCGGGTGGAATTTATCTTCGTTTTGGTATGGCTGACGATTACCATGTTATCCTTGAGCCTGCGGTTTTATTTCACCGCCGCCGGTGTGGCCAAGGTTTTTAAAATGCCGTATTACCAGCCGTTAATTGGAATCATGGCCTTTACGGTACTTGCCGCCGCTTTACTGCTGCATGATTATAATACCGCAGTTTTTTGGGATAATCTGATTCAGGGGCGTCTGGCCTGGATACCGGCATTTCTGATTCCCGCTTTGATTTATCTGATCGCGGCAGCGCGTGGAAAACATGGTAAGCAAACCAATGTCTAAGAAAACGATAAAAATAACGCTCTTAATTTTAAGTTTATTCATCATTGGCGGCTGCTGGGGCCAGCGGGAGATCGATGAAGCCGCTTATAT
This Hydrogenispora ethanolica DNA region includes the following protein-coding sequences:
- a CDS encoding RHS repeat domain-containing protein, which codes for MIATKDANSNILYFDYSWKYNYAYLTRIYKQDGTTIASYSYDMDANQQSGFDNGKPIQATDPKGNSFLYSYDGIGRLTTETLDNPDPKVGFTRSVTYDDANSIISFQFGNDTAGWQYGKVLYDPIFGEFRRIQRQLDGNWVTLKELAYDSNGNGVMGNEKENLVCHNSDYYIVRSAGIRR
- the groL gene encoding chaperonin GroEL (60 kDa chaperone family; promotes refolding of misfolded polypeptides especially under stressful conditions; forms two stacked rings of heptamers to form a barrel-shaped 14mer; ends can be capped by GroES; misfolded proteins enter the barrel where they are refolded when GroES binds) produces the protein MAGKRILFAEDARHALERGVNTLADAVKITLGPKGRNVVLDKKYGSPTITNDGVTIAKEIELKDPFENMGAQLAKEVATKTNDVAGDGTTTATLLAQAMVREGLKNVAAGANPMILKKGIEKAVGVVVDEIKKVSKPVDKKESISQVAAISAADEEIGKLIAEAMEKVGKDGVITVEESKTMGTNLEVVEGMQFDKGYVSPYMVTDSERMEAVLDEPYILITDKKINLIKDLLPVLEKVMQCGKPLLLIAEDVEGEALATLVVNKLRGTLNVVAVKAPGFGDRRKAMLSDIGVVTGGQVISEEVGATLENTTLDMLGQARQVKVTKDETTIVDGKGDAKEIKNRISQIKVQIEETTSDYDREKLQERLAKLAGGVAVIQVGATTETEMKEKKHRIEDALSATRAAVEEGVVPGGGVTLLQIAPALDKIKENGDVATGISIVRKALAEPLKQIANNAGVEGSVIVEKVVSMPAGQGYNALTGEFTDMVKAGIIDPAKVTRSALQNAASIAAMLLTTECLVAEIPEKKPPVVPPHGGGMDMDY
- the groES gene encoding co-chaperone GroES, which codes for MNIKPLGERVVAKVLESEERTKSGIVLPDTAKEKPQMGKVLAVGSGRTLENGQKIPLEVKAGDKVLFAKYAGTEVKLDGEEYMVLKENDILAIIPE
- a CDS encoding spore germination protein, encoding MPLIKTIKNIFAFKEPQPEPGFLMAGDEPEEVRETVTLPEQFADESVIVPPERKLTGALESDSRLIEAVFSGGENQALSRREITVSGKTAAIFFLEKLAGLDTVSRNLIGPISRMGKLSLETIRAGLTAGEVRVSGDLNGGIKQLLQGSSLVLLEGETRFLIARTGAAPYRAVSEAIHERAVRGPQEGFTEDLETNLALVQKRLRTHRFAYENLEVGSLSRTRIAILSVNGITNPRLVAEVKRRIQSLKIAHLSDSGMLEQLIEDKWWHPYPQILVTERPDRIAAGLAEGKIAVLVDGSYQALLMPATLISLLHAAEDYNVRWPYGLFMRLVRILAAFIMVFLPSLYIVANLYEPELLPTDLLFSLVAIKQYSPLPTIVEVILIELVFEIMREAAHRGPRNVVAPLIIVIGVVLGLVAVFTHLINPVLLLVILLTAIAAFVMPEFSVGLSFRLTRYFYILMAFFSGLIGIVIGVFIHLHLLVKQKSFGVPMFAPIAPFTKRSKDIVLMSPVWLREKRPDFLDPGQILRQPEDSRGWLKEQSSEPMAPELPEGGKSND
- a CDS encoding GerAB/ArcD/ProY family transporter; translated protein: MIREGRIGLFEAVALLLWPTLGKIFLSYSSGIIQENLSAAWLVVLAGCLLGLIFYLPLAALLTRFPGEDLTGIAERAAGPVIGKMLSGILIVYFFISTVLLLRQIAETVIGTALPQFPLLVVIILLAAVMALPAGWGLEPTARVAALATPFLLIGGIGIFLLQYGNLKLDYLAPFWGPGLREIAANSLARSSLVSEVVFLGFLAPFLPRQKKAAAGFYLIALAGILLTGAMLIGQMVFPPGVAAEHSFPFYEISRSIYFGRFYQRVEFIFVLVWLTITMLSLSLRFYFTAAGVAKVFKMPYYQPLIGIMAFTVLAAALLLHDYNTAVFWDNLIQGRLAWIPAFLIPALIYLIAAARGKHGKQTNV